The following are encoded together in the Flavobacterium haoranii genome:
- a CDS encoding T9SS type A sorting domain-containing protein, producing the protein MWEEGVGYSNAASIFKTNNASGPVFQSGEAFFVKATSATSSLTIKETHKTDGVTNTTLNRNANQTNTTNYELFRILLEKQSENNFINADGCVAAFYMGGNNEVDNADGSKLSNPGENIALVNATSLLSIEHRNTIENNDFLTLRISNATLGTNYKLKLYTENFEYDGYAYLQDLFLGTTTEIPLDGSVFEYEYQITENTASTGSRFKILFQNTTLSNAEFTATDFMLYPNPVIANESFTIQFHSKANEVGSFDCTIYNALGQLIQKNHLNVVNGSITVPLTSSFKSGVYFVEIYNTQNHSKTTKSLIIE; encoded by the coding sequence ATGTGGGAAGAAGGGGTTGGCTACAGTAATGCTGCAAGTATTTTCAAAACGAATAATGCATCAGGTCCCGTGTTTCAGTCAGGAGAAGCTTTTTTTGTAAAAGCAACAAGCGCCACTTCTTCTTTAACCATAAAAGAAACTCATAAAACGGATGGCGTTACTAATACTACTTTAAATAGAAATGCTAATCAAACGAATACAACAAATTATGAATTGTTTCGCATTTTGTTAGAAAAACAAAGTGAGAACAACTTTATAAATGCAGATGGCTGCGTGGCTGCTTTTTATATGGGAGGTAATAATGAAGTGGATAATGCAGATGGTAGTAAATTAAGCAACCCAGGGGAAAATATCGCACTAGTTAATGCCACAAGTTTACTGTCTATAGAACACAGAAATACCATTGAAAATAATGATTTTTTAACGTTACGTATTAGTAACGCAACTTTAGGTACTAATTATAAATTAAAATTATATACCGAAAATTTTGAATATGACGGATATGCTTATTTACAAGATTTATTTTTAGGCACTACAACTGAAATACCTTTAGACGGTAGTGTATTTGAATACGAATACCAAATAACAGAAAATACAGCAAGCACAGGAAGTCGTTTTAAAATTTTATTTCAAAATACTACATTAAGTAATGCTGAATTTACCGCTACTGATTTTATGCTTTACCCTAATCCAGTAATTGCAAATGAATCTTTTACCATTCAGTTTCATTCAAAAGCTAATGAGGTAGGAAGTTTTGATTGTACTATTTATAATGCTTTAGGGCAACTTATACAAAAAAACCATCTCAATGTAGTAAATGGAAGTATTACAGTACCGTTAACCAGTAGTTTTAAAAGTGGTGTTTATTTTGTGGAAATATATAACACTCAAAACCATTCAAAAACTACTAAATCTTTGATAATTGAATAA
- a CDS encoding OmpA family protein has product MNLLKKYFVFAFLFVLTAGLSQEKRDSDKKEPVEKDAKNKRVDKSDSEKRDSVYIPNKVINKTVSDTVHPKDREKNYNRWSVNLNVGTNIGIRPFTDGYYATTPNYFTKPEFNHFDLNVRRMFNTKFGVMWDFGYDNFNADSGSPDFSNNMYRTSFQGVMNIHRAFNWEEFTETFGLQIHLGPGFSFLEGPGTSTFNNYDNIFSFLAGATAMIKVSDRLAFNLDYTMTTNYTHHLALDGMSQVDPSLSRTGLVHSTTLGLTLYLGRKERHADWYWENLYVKDEYQDLLARVEELETMMNDTDRDGVPDYLDAENNTIAGVAVDTKGRAIDLNNNGVPDELERYINNKYGDMQTVINNMASGEYSSAQMKQMINGQYVNVFFDFDETRITTGTISAINFLIKYLNANPDSKAEVIGYADEMGDANYNIALSRKRAQRVMEMIVRSGIDPNRLKLVVKGEDNSVPKDSKLARQLVRRVAFKVD; this is encoded by the coding sequence ATGAATTTGTTAAAAAAGTATTTTGTTTTTGCTTTTCTTTTTGTTTTGACTGCTGGATTATCGCAAGAAAAAAGAGATTCAGATAAAAAAGAGCCTGTTGAAAAGGATGCTAAAAATAAAAGGGTTGATAAAAGTGATTCTGAAAAAAGAGATTCTGTTTACATTCCAAATAAGGTAATTAACAAGACGGTTTCTGATACGGTGCATCCTAAAGATCGTGAAAAAAACTACAATCGCTGGTCAGTTAATTTAAATGTGGGTACTAATATAGGTATTCGTCCTTTTACGGATGGCTATTACGCTACTACTCCTAATTATTTTACCAAACCGGAGTTCAATCATTTTGATTTGAATGTTCGTAGAATGTTCAATACCAAGTTTGGGGTAATGTGGGATTTTGGATATGATAACTTTAATGCTGATTCGGGAAGTCCTGATTTTAGTAACAATATGTATCGTACCAGTTTTCAAGGGGTGATGAATATTCATCGTGCCTTTAATTGGGAAGAATTTACGGAAACTTTTGGTTTGCAAATACATTTAGGTCCCGGTTTTTCATTTTTAGAAGGGCCAGGTACTTCGACTTTTAATAATTATGATAATATATTCAGTTTTTTGGCGGGAGCTACAGCAATGATTAAAGTTTCCGATCGTTTAGCTTTTAATTTAGATTATACGATGACAACTAATTATACGCATCATTTGGCTTTAGATGGTATGTCGCAAGTAGATCCAAGTTTAAGTAGAACCGGTTTGGTACATTCAACAACTTTAGGGTTAACTTTATATTTAGGAAGAAAAGAACGTCATGCCGATTGGTATTGGGAAAATTTATATGTTAAAGACGAATATCAAGATTTGTTAGCGCGAGTTGAAGAACTCGAAACAATGATGAATGATACCGATAGAGATGGAGTGCCTGATTATTTAGATGCAGAAAATAACACTATAGCAGGTGTTGCTGTAGATACCAAAGGTCGTGCTATTGATTTAAATAATAATGGGGTGCCAGACGAGTTAGAGCGTTATATCAATAATAAGTATGGCGATATGCAAACGGTAATTAATAATATGGCTTCAGGGGAGTATTCAAGTGCTCAAATGAAACAAATGATTAATGGTCAGTATGTGAATGTATTTTTCGATTTTGATGAAACTAGAATTACAACGGGTACTATCTCGGCAATTAATTTCTTAATTAAGTATTTAAATGCAAATCCAGATTCAAAAGCTGAGGTTATTGGATATGCTGATGAAATGGGGGATGCAAATTATAATATAGCTCTCTCTAGAAAAAGAGCGCAACGTGTTATGGAGATGATTGTTCGTTCTGGAATTGATCCTAATCGTTTGAAATTAGTGGTTAAAGGAGAAGATAATTCAGTACCTAAAGATTCTAAGTTAGCAAGACAATTAGTAAGACGAGTTGCCTTTAAAGTTGATTAA
- a CDS encoding tetratricopeptide repeat protein, translated as MKKNIILLFLLFAILSWSQSRKAYDRLFHSFSKVQFSNPELSKQYLDSILVLPKLPDSLVSKTQNDIGIYHALVGDYDNALLHFVKAYNTESSHNKQSKANILCNIANTQKLFGKFDLALQNLDLAKKLYTALDDEKNILKVESEKSAVYYAKSNYNKALELSTELLPKLEKLGDRRLYNIQLLRQANIQFNIGDYEGAITNYKLVLPFLVLMKLTICKTSMWH; from the coding sequence ATGAAAAAAAATATTATTTTACTTTTTTTATTATTTGCAATTTTATCTTGGAGTCAATCTAGAAAAGCTTATGATCGCTTATTTCATTCCTTTTCAAAAGTTCAGTTTTCAAACCCCGAACTTTCAAAACAATATTTAGATTCCATATTGGTATTGCCAAAACTACCCGATAGTCTCGTAAGCAAAACCCAAAATGATATAGGAATTTATCATGCTTTGGTAGGGGATTATGATAACGCGCTTTTGCATTTTGTTAAAGCGTATAATACTGAATCATCTCATAATAAGCAATCAAAAGCCAATATCTTATGTAATATAGCCAATACACAAAAGTTGTTTGGTAAATTTGATTTGGCTCTTCAAAATTTAGATTTAGCTAAAAAATTATATACTGCTTTAGATGATGAAAAAAACATTTTAAAAGTAGAAAGTGAAAAATCGGCTGTTTATTATGCCAAATCGAATTATAATAAAGCACTAGAACTATCAACCGAATTGTTGCCTAAATTAGAAAAATTGGGTGACAGGCGTTTGTATAATATTCAATTGTTACGTCAAGCTAATATTCAATTCAATATTGGGGATTATGAAGGGGCAATAACAAATTATAAATTGGTATTGCCTTTTTTAGTATTAATGAAGCTAACAATTTGCAAAACAAGTATGTGGCATTAA
- a CDS encoding helix-turn-helix transcriptional regulator: MNIGESYAELNRKEAIGYFNQSLKGFREITDKRNEHFCLSRIGKYYYRNGNFRNALSYLKTSFDYLYTNLPHLSLEVYTYYVGCHLQLNNYTALNEILKYNTSEMLVEANSQEKIFYFETLALYYDKVGDAKNHFDVLKKIQKLYHDRDKNNSFEALQKKLNLYELNTTIDKNKNLELQVSNLKLQNAVVLVSILLLVLLIVFLIDKQRKKNKIQQLILAQLEQEKMLHEKRAKLKEVELQYKTEITQTKERELTALQLKIHQVKEKILDYLSVNEFQLDKKILSKITKQIVRHFDNDDYWKEFQLKFANMHPDFIATIKSKYPNLTKKDIDFLILIKLNLSNKEMATLINISYESVISKRYLLRKKMSFSSDNELVEFLHIM; this comes from the coding sequence ATGAATATAGGAGAAAGTTATGCCGAATTAAATCGTAAAGAAGCTATAGGTTATTTCAATCAATCTTTGAAAGGGTTTCGTGAAATTACAGACAAAAGAAATGAACATTTTTGTTTGAGTCGTATTGGAAAATATTATTATAGAAATGGAAATTTTAGAAATGCTTTATCCTATCTAAAAACATCATTTGATTATTTATATACAAATCTACCTCATTTATCTTTAGAGGTCTATACGTATTATGTTGGTTGTCACTTACAATTAAACAATTATACTGCTTTAAACGAGATTTTAAAATATAACACTTCCGAGATGTTAGTGGAAGCAAATTCACAAGAAAAAATATTTTATTTTGAAACCTTAGCTCTGTATTATGATAAAGTTGGAGATGCCAAGAATCATTTTGATGTACTCAAAAAAATCCAAAAATTGTATCACGACCGAGATAAAAACAATTCATTTGAGGCTTTACAAAAAAAATTAAACCTGTATGAATTAAATACCACCATCGATAAAAATAAAAATTTAGAATTACAAGTTTCCAATTTAAAGCTACAAAATGCAGTGGTGTTGGTTTCAATATTACTATTAGTTTTGTTGATTGTGTTTTTAATAGATAAACAAAGAAAGAAAAACAAAATACAGCAATTAATTTTAGCACAATTAGAACAAGAAAAGATGTTACATGAAAAACGGGCTAAATTAAAAGAAGTTGAATTGCAATACAAAACCGAAATAACGCAAACCAAAGAACGAGAATTAACCGCGTTACAATTAAAAATTCATCAAGTAAAAGAAAAAATTTTGGACTATTTATCTGTTAATGAATTTCAATTGGATAAAAAGATTTTGTCTAAAATTACCAAACAAATAGTTCGTCATTTTGACAACGATGATTATTGGAAAGAATTTCAGTTAAAGTTTGCTAATATGCATCCTGATTTTATTGCTACTATAAAATCAAAGTATCCTAATTTAACCAAAAAAGATATTGATTTTTTAATTTTAATCAAATTAAATTTAAGTAATAAAGAAATGGCAACCTTAATTAATATCTCTTATGAAAGTGTTATTAGTAAGCGATATTTACTTCGTAAGAAAATGAGCTTTTCTTCTGATAATGAATTAGTTGAATTTTTACATATCATGTAA